From Marivirga harenae, one genomic window encodes:
- the mraY gene encoding phospho-N-acetylmuramoyl-pentapeptide-transferase — MLYYLFDFLNKKMDLLGAGVFQYISFRAGMATLFSLLITITFGKQLINKLRRKQVGETVRDLGLEGQIEKSGTPTMGGIMIILAIVIPVVLFSKIDNIYIILLLVSTVWMGLIGFVDDYIKVFKKNKEGLQGKFKVFGQIGLGLIVGLTLFYHPDVTIREFASPVSVSQGVEMVSEKSFEDVKSMVTTIPFFKNNEFDYSNIMPFLPDGYTVIIYVLWVIFIVTAVSNGANITDGIDGLAAGTSAIIGLALAIFAYVSGNAIFSQYLNIMFIPNSGEIVIFCAAFVGACVGFLWYNTHPAQVFMGDTGSLSIGGIIAVLALVVRKELLIPVLCGIFLIENLSVIIQVSYFKYTKKKYGEGKRVFLMSPLHHHYQKKGIHESKIVNRFWIMGILLAIISVATLKLR; from the coding sequence GTGCTATATTATTTATTCGACTTCTTAAATAAAAAAATGGACTTGCTTGGAGCAGGGGTATTTCAGTATATCTCGTTCAGAGCAGGAATGGCCACGCTTTTCTCATTGCTAATCACCATCACCTTTGGTAAGCAATTGATAAATAAATTACGAAGAAAGCAAGTGGGTGAAACAGTGCGTGATTTAGGTCTTGAGGGACAAATTGAAAAATCAGGTACTCCTACTATGGGTGGGATTATGATTATTTTGGCTATTGTAATTCCAGTAGTTCTTTTCTCTAAAATCGATAATATCTACATCATTTTGCTTCTTGTATCCACAGTATGGATGGGTCTAATTGGTTTTGTGGATGATTATATTAAAGTATTTAAAAAGAATAAGGAAGGATTACAGGGCAAGTTTAAAGTGTTTGGTCAGATTGGTTTAGGATTAATCGTAGGCTTAACTTTATTTTATCATCCTGATGTTACGATTCGAGAGTTTGCATCACCGGTTAGTGTTTCTCAAGGTGTGGAAATGGTATCAGAAAAATCCTTTGAAGATGTTAAATCAATGGTAACTACCATTCCATTCTTCAAAAATAATGAATTTGATTATAGTAATATAATGCCTTTTCTTCCTGATGGATATACAGTAATCATTTATGTGTTATGGGTGATTTTTATAGTAACTGCTGTAAGTAATGGTGCCAATATAACCGATGGAATAGATGGTTTAGCTGCAGGGACCTCCGCAATTATTGGGTTGGCCTTAGCAATTTTTGCTTATGTTTCCGGTAATGCTATTTTCTCTCAATATCTCAATATAATGTTTATCCCCAACAGCGGGGAGATTGTGATTTTCTGCGCGGCTTTTGTGGGCGCTTGTGTTGGCTTTTTGTGGTACAATACCCATCCAGCTCAGGTTTTTATGGGAGATACTGGAAGCCTATCAATAGGTGGAATTATTGCAGTTCTAGCATTGGTGGTCAGAAAAGAATTGTTGATTCCTGTTTTATGCGGAATTTTCTTAATTGAGAATCTATCTGTAATCATTCAGGTGAGCTACTTTAAATATACTAAAAAGAAATATGGTGAAGGAAAGCGTGTCTTTTTAATGTCTCCATTGCATCATCATTATCAAAAGAAAGGAATTCATGAATCAAAAATTGTAAACCGCTTCTGGATTATGGGTATTTTATTAGCCATTATATCAGTAGCAACATTAAAGTTGAGATGA
- the murD gene encoding UDP-N-acetylmuramoyl-L-alanine--D-glutamate ligase, whose product MKKRIVILGAGESGTGAALLAKAKGYDVFVSDFGPIQDSNKEKLKKVDVPFEEGNHSDDLILNADKIIKSPGISSTVQIVKNALAKGIPVIDELEFAFRYTTGKIVAITGTNGKSTTTMMTYHLFKEAGLSVGLGGNIGKSMAGQLVDEDFDWWVLECSSFQIDGFTDFKPHIGVLLNITPDHLDRYDYNVENYVASKFSLFKNQDKDDFAILYTEDNLINKNLDEHPFSSKLLELKFDDLPYEGAYANPSGIIINLNERRHTFSQELLTIKGKHNQTNAMASILTSKIARIKNDKITDSLPKFKSIQHRLESVGSIYGIEFINDSKATNVDAVYYALEAFTRPIIWIVGGVDKGNDYSQLDAVSTNVKAIICLGKDNAKIKDYYKDRCPIIEETQSMQEAVEMGYKLSKDREVVLLSPACASFDLFKNYEDRGNQFRLAFQLLEREIELKKLSQSC is encoded by the coding sequence GTGAAAAAGAGAATCGTCATATTGGGAGCAGGAGAAAGCGGAACTGGTGCTGCTTTGCTAGCAAAAGCAAAGGGATATGATGTTTTTGTGTCTGATTTTGGTCCTATTCAAGATTCTAATAAAGAGAAGTTAAAAAAAGTGGATGTGCCCTTTGAAGAAGGTAATCATTCTGACGATTTAATATTAAATGCAGATAAGATAATTAAAAGTCCGGGTATTTCATCAACGGTGCAAATAGTGAAAAATGCACTTGCTAAAGGCATCCCAGTTATCGATGAACTGGAGTTTGCATTTAGATATACCACAGGAAAAATTGTAGCCATAACAGGTACTAATGGTAAATCCACTACTACTATGATGACTTATCATTTGTTTAAAGAAGCCGGATTATCTGTGGGGCTGGGCGGAAACATTGGTAAAAGCATGGCTGGGCAATTAGTAGACGAGGATTTTGATTGGTGGGTGCTTGAATGTAGTAGTTTCCAGATTGATGGTTTTACTGATTTTAAACCACATATTGGAGTTCTATTGAATATCACACCCGATCACCTGGACAGATACGATTATAATGTTGAAAATTATGTAGCGTCTAAATTCTCTTTGTTCAAAAATCAAGATAAAGATGATTTTGCAATATTATATACCGAAGATAATTTAATTAACAAGAATCTGGATGAACACCCATTTTCTTCGAAATTATTAGAGTTGAAATTTGATGATTTACCATATGAAGGGGCTTACGCAAACCCATCGGGTATCATCATTAATTTGAATGAAAGAAGACATACATTTTCTCAAGAATTACTGACTATAAAAGGAAAACATAACCAGACTAATGCCATGGCCTCTATTTTAACATCCAAAATTGCTAGAATTAAGAATGACAAGATTACTGACAGTCTTCCGAAATTCAAAAGTATTCAACACAGACTGGAATCAGTGGGGAGCATATATGGGATTGAATTTATAAATGATTCAAAGGCGACTAATGTGGATGCAGTTTACTATGCCTTGGAAGCATTTACTCGACCAATAATTTGGATTGTTGGAGGTGTTGATAAAGGAAATGATTATAGTCAATTGGATGCTGTCAGTACCAATGTGAAAGCCATTATTTGTCTAGGAAAAGACAATGCAAAAATTAAAGATTATTATAAAGATAGGTGTCCAATAATCGAAGAAACGCAATCGATGCAGGAAGCAGTAGAAATGGGATACAAGTTATCCAAAGATAGGGAAGTAGTATTATTATCTCCTGCCTGCGCAAGTTTCGATTTATTTAAGAATTATGAAGACCGAGGGAATCAATTTCGCTTGGCATTCCAATTACTGGAAAGAGAAATAGAATTGAAAAAATTATCGCAGTCATGCTAA
- a CDS encoding FtsW/RodA/SpoVE family cell cycle protein, translating to MLSIQNIKAWTDKHLKGDPVIWSVVFALGMLSILVVYSATGTIAYFKYGGNTEYYLLRHSFLVFLSFFAMWAAHKVDYRYFSKLSRLALWLSVPLLIYAWQFGVNLNSASRWITIPFINQSFQPSDLAKLALIINLAGMLSKRQQNIHDFKKSLIPMLLWCGLICGLIAMTNLSTAILLFLTCMLLLFIGRIPVKYLAMLAFVGVFAVSIAMVVGQRGQTAINRVENFISKENIPFQAQQSYIAVATGGVTGKGPGNSSQRNFLPEAFSDFIFAIVVEEYGMIGAGIVILLYLTLLYRGMKAAAASGRAYGGLLSAGLSFAIVVQAMVNMAVAVGLGPITGLPLPLLSMGGTSLLFTGIAMGIILSVSRGEIEETPDALGKKQFSNLPKKEAA from the coding sequence ATGCTAAGTATACAAAATATTAAAGCTTGGACTGACAAGCACCTCAAAGGAGATCCCGTAATTTGGTCGGTGGTCTTTGCTTTGGGAATGCTCAGTATTTTAGTGGTTTATAGTGCTACTGGAACTATTGCTTACTTCAAATATGGGGGCAATACAGAATACTATTTACTTCGCCATAGCTTTTTAGTGTTTTTAAGCTTTTTTGCTATGTGGGCGGCTCACAAAGTAGATTATAGATATTTTTCAAAATTATCGCGTTTAGCGCTTTGGTTGTCTGTGCCTCTGTTGATTTATGCATGGCAGTTTGGAGTAAACCTAAACAGCGCTTCACGATGGATTACGATTCCGTTTATTAATCAGTCCTTTCAGCCATCAGATCTAGCTAAATTAGCCTTGATTATCAATTTGGCGGGTATGTTGTCTAAAAGACAGCAGAATATACATGATTTTAAGAAGTCGCTAATTCCAATGCTCTTATGGTGTGGTCTGATTTGCGGGTTAATAGCTATGACTAATTTATCTACAGCCATACTATTATTCCTTACCTGTATGCTTTTACTTTTTATTGGAAGGATACCGGTCAAATATCTGGCTATGCTGGCATTCGTGGGAGTTTTTGCAGTAAGTATTGCCATGGTAGTGGGGCAAAGGGGGCAAACTGCCATTAATAGGGTTGAGAATTTCATCAGTAAGGAAAATATACCTTTTCAGGCTCAACAATCATACATAGCTGTGGCTACAGGCGGTGTGACAGGAAAAGGACCGGGCAATAGTAGCCAGCGAAACTTCTTACCGGAAGCATTTTCGGATTTTATTTTCGCTATTGTGGTGGAGGAATATGGAATGATAGGTGCTGGAATAGTGATTCTACTTTATCTGACTTTATTGTATAGAGGTATGAAAGCGGCAGCTGCAAGCGGTAGGGCCTATGGAGGATTGCTGTCGGCAGGACTGAGTTTTGCTATTGTCGTCCAAGCCATGGTTAACATGGCAGTGGCTGTTGGGCTGGGGCCAATTACCGGTTTACCACTTCCACTTTTAAGTATGGGAGGAACCTCACTATTATTTACAGGTATTGCAATGGGAATAATATTGAGTGTAAGTCGTGGAGAAATTGAAGAAACCCCAGATGCCCTAGGCAAAAAGCAGTTTTCAAATTTACCTAAAAAAGAAGCAGCCTAA
- the murG gene encoding undecaprenyldiphospho-muramoylpentapeptide beta-N-acetylglucosaminyltransferase, with the protein MDMQKPYRFILSGGGTGGHIFPALAIAYEIKKQLPNAEILFVGAEGKMEMQKIPEAGYKIFGLPIAGIQRSLSLKNLSFPFKLLNSLRQAKKIVKNFKPDAVIGVGGYASGPTLRAASNLGIPCLLQEQNSYAGLTNKWLKNKVKQICVAYEGMEQYFPSSKLNITGNPVRNNLLQLPERSSALESFGLDRNKRTILVLGGSLGARTINESIAQNLDLLAKQDHQILWQTGKLYHKEMLVRSENADSNQLKVVEFIKNMDEAYAAADIIVTRAGALSVSELQVVGKPVIFVPSPNVAEDHQTKNAQALVKKDAALLVKDADAVDDLLPTAFGLLKNVDQQKKLSENIMKMAKPKATEEIVSIIFKMIE; encoded by the coding sequence ATGGATATGCAAAAACCATATCGATTTATTTTAAGTGGAGGCGGCACTGGAGGTCATATTTTCCCTGCATTGGCTATTGCTTATGAAATCAAAAAGCAATTACCAAATGCTGAAATTCTGTTCGTGGGAGCAGAGGGTAAAATGGAAATGCAAAAGATACCAGAAGCGGGCTATAAGATTTTTGGATTGCCGATAGCAGGTATTCAAAGGAGTTTGAGCCTCAAGAATTTAAGTTTTCCTTTTAAACTACTAAACAGCTTAAGACAGGCTAAAAAAATCGTTAAGAATTTTAAGCCAGATGCTGTAATTGGTGTGGGTGGTTATGCCAGTGGTCCAACCTTAAGGGCGGCTTCCAATCTTGGAATTCCTTGTTTGTTACAAGAGCAAAATTCTTATGCAGGATTAACCAATAAATGGCTTAAAAATAAGGTGAAGCAGATTTGCGTAGCCTATGAAGGAATGGAACAATATTTTCCTTCCTCAAAATTAAATATTACTGGAAATCCGGTAAGGAATAACTTATTGCAATTACCGGAGAGATCATCTGCTTTGGAAAGCTTTGGATTAGATAGAAATAAAAGGACAATTCTGGTATTGGGTGGAAGTTTGGGAGCAAGAACTATCAATGAAAGTATTGCTCAAAACTTAGATTTGCTGGCCAAACAAGATCACCAAATCCTTTGGCAAACGGGAAAGCTTTACCATAAAGAAATGTTAGTTCGATCTGAAAATGCTGATTCGAATCAATTGAAAGTTGTGGAGTTTATCAAGAATATGGATGAAGCATATGCAGCTGCTGATATTATCGTAACTAGGGCAGGGGCATTATCAGTTTCGGAACTGCAAGTCGTGGGAAAACCAGTAATTTTTGTACCATCACCTAATGTTGCAGAAGACCATCAGACCAAAAATGCTCAGGCTTTAGTCAAAAAAGATGCGGCTTTACTGGTTAAAGATGCGGACGCTGTAGATGATTTATTACCTACAGCTTTTGGATTACTGAAGAATGTTGATCAACAAAAAAAGCTTTCTGAAAATATTATGAAAATGGCTAAACCTAAAGCTACAGAAGAAATAGTATCGATTATTTTTAAAATGATTGAATGA
- the murC gene encoding UDP-N-acetylmuramate--L-alanine ligase gives MKIKNIHSAYFIGIGGIGMSALARWFHHNGVQVYGYDKTSTELTTKLENEGISIHFDDEIEDMPAFVFDNDKGVLIVYTPAIPKEHKGFNYLKEKEIKMYKRSEVLGKLTEGMFTVAVAGTHGKTTTSSMVAHLLKSGKKDIAGFLGGITTNYGTNMVMNQCDYKKAIIVVEADEFDRSFLTLKPNIAVVTSTDADHLDIYGKLEELKKSFSLFLENVNPAGQIYIKDGLWDEIYSKKIKAEPYSYGLNAGDIRALNVQVKDAQFVFDVSLNNKVINGFQLSVPGFHNVENAVVAIAIANQLGVSEKEIIEGIKTYKGVKRRFEYVIQRDGFVFIDDYAHHPSEIKAMLTSVRALYPGKKVSVLFQPHLYSRTRDFAVEFSQSLSLADEVMLLDIYPARELPIEGVSSDILLESIQVDEKYKVEKESIVEYLSNRDFEIFITMGAGDIDRLVEPLKKMFNKQNAA, from the coding sequence ATGAAGATAAAAAATATACATAGCGCATATTTCATAGGAATCGGAGGCATCGGTATGAGTGCCTTAGCTCGATGGTTTCACCATAATGGGGTGCAAGTATATGGCTATGACAAAACATCAACCGAACTGACCACAAAGCTTGAAAATGAAGGGATTTCAATTCATTTTGATGATGAAATTGAGGATATGCCAGCCTTTGTATTTGATAATGATAAAGGAGTTCTAATAGTTTACACCCCTGCAATTCCGAAAGAGCATAAAGGTTTTAATTACCTCAAGGAAAAGGAAATTAAAATGTATAAACGGTCTGAGGTATTAGGTAAACTAACCGAAGGTATGTTTACCGTGGCTGTTGCTGGAACTCATGGAAAAACAACCACTAGTTCTATGGTAGCTCACCTATTGAAAAGTGGCAAAAAAGATATAGCTGGGTTTCTAGGTGGTATTACCACGAATTATGGTACCAATATGGTCATGAATCAATGTGATTACAAGAAGGCGATTATTGTAGTTGAGGCCGATGAGTTTGATCGTTCTTTCCTGACTCTAAAACCCAATATAGCAGTCGTGACCTCAACTGATGCAGATCATTTGGATATTTATGGTAAACTGGAAGAGTTAAAAAAGTCTTTCTCTCTTTTTCTAGAGAATGTAAATCCAGCAGGTCAAATCTATATTAAAGATGGATTATGGGATGAGATCTACTCAAAAAAGATAAAGGCAGAGCCATACTCCTATGGATTAAATGCAGGGGATATTAGAGCATTAAATGTGCAAGTGAAAGATGCGCAATTTGTATTTGATGTCAGCCTTAATAATAAAGTTATCAACGGTTTTCAGTTATCGGTACCAGGCTTTCATAATGTGGAAAATGCTGTGGTGGCGATAGCAATTGCCAATCAGTTGGGAGTAAGTGAAAAGGAAATCATTGAAGGAATCAAGACCTACAAAGGAGTAAAACGAAGGTTTGAATATGTGATACAAAGAGACGGCTTTGTATTTATTGATGATTACGCTCATCACCCGAGTGAGATCAAAGCCATGTTAACTTCTGTAAGGGCTCTATACCCTGGTAAAAAAGTAAGTGTATTGTTTCAACCACATTTATACTCTAGAACTAGAGATTTCGCTGTGGAATTTTCTCAAAGTTTGAGTTTGGCTGATGAAGTGATGTTGTTGGATATATATCCTGCACGGGAATTACCTATTGAGGGCGTAAGTAGTGATATTTTATTGGAATCTATTCAAGTAGATGAAAAATATAAGGTTGAAAAAGAGTCTATTGTAGAGTATCTGAGCAATCGTGATTTCGAGATTTTCATAACAATGGGGGCGGGAGATATTGACCGTTTAGTTGAACCATTAAAAAAAATGTTTAATAAGCAAAATGCAGCTTAA